One segment of Oreochromis niloticus isolate F11D_XX linkage group LG8, O_niloticus_UMD_NMBU, whole genome shotgun sequence DNA contains the following:
- the LOC100701335 gene encoding receptor-type tyrosine-protein phosphatase H isoform X3 encodes MKLLSLISDHLLLCVFLSLLWGKTDSTTTITATVTAGQQSTAQINPTPLTSTGQTTSTTTKAPPDNVNRVNVTTQNASSIFLTWNKVDNIPTYILQYGDITEKINKAEEEPIEHVVTSLTAGTNYTFTLFTVSDGLNSSGYRFSAVTAPLNTEEFKKNGQDETSITLGWKTVPNIDNYILVFNERQINISNSTEEYRVSDLTSGTRYSFTLFTVFGNVKSSGVNCIAVTAPNNNEEFKAVDQNETSITLMWKTVPNIDSYLLVFNGREINISNSTKEYRVSDLTSGTRYSFTLFTVFGNVSSSGVNCIAVTAPRNTEEFQAVDQNETSITLMWKAVPNIDSYLLVFNGREINISNSTNEYRVSDLTSGTRYSFTLFTVFGNVSSSGVNCIAVTAPNNTEEFQAVDQNETSITLMWKTVPNIDSFLLVFNGREINISNSTNEYTVSDLTSGTRYSFTLFTVFGNVSSSGVNCIAVTAPRNAEEFKAVDQNETSINLMWKAVPNIDSYLLVFNGREINISNSIKEYRVSDLTSGTRYSFTLFTVFGNVSSSGVNCIAVTAPRNTEEFQAVYQNETSITLMWKTVPNIDSFLLVFNGREINISNSTNEYTVSDLTSGTRYSFTLFTVFGNVSSSGVNCIAVTAPKNVHNVTVTQNENSITLTWDKVNDLLTYILEYERVSVVIDKNDMGGCTTSGASVTCVVSSLTAGTNYSFTLFTVFENISSSGYNFSAPTVPPVVPWVSVTERFTNNITLEWENMNKAWQYQLQINGRVSDSVSDSSSDTIRKVVTSLQPGTEYDFSLTTVFAGLRSTPYMNFTVTAIDCATADWKVTNSSIKAKIEGLFSNANANNGSNVHVSDERKNVSFTGLYPGATYQISLVYEKSPRVFLQCEHKLTILPPNLNAHCEYWAAGYSVLIKWTDPEGEWTNAEVNVTGKTHTVASPETKIIIDGFQPAKKYKVSVTSLSGLRRSSEPHVFYCQTDPSGVIAGSIFGVLLFGLLVALVVFIFLKRPDIISRKKSSFIGGSKVSNTQSKSIPAAKFPDHFHQLSLDENRGFSEEYECLAPVGTDQTRKTAILPENKAKNRFSNVLPYDWCRVKLTTSDPDGISDYINANYMPGYSSNREYIATQGPLPSTVNDFWRMIWEQRVKRIVMVTNCIEGGRTKCEQYWPADRKPRLYGELLVTMRSEQQETNWTLREFNLKDRKTSEERTVKHFHFTAWPNHGVPECTEVLIQFRGLVRQHIEREGGKAPTVVHCSAGVGRTGTIISLDVLLQQLEKEQAVGINAFIHKMRLNRPYMVQKESQYIFLHQCIMDSLQPKDTNEENIYEDIHENTDETADSIYVNATALQEFRRHNVNA; translated from the exons cGCCAGATAATGTGAACAGAGTGAATGTGACCACACAAAATGCGAGTAGTATATTTCTGACCTGGAACAAGGTTGACAACATCCCAACATACATCCTGCAATATGGTGATATAACAGAAAAGATTaataaagctgaagaagaacccATAGAACATGTGGTCACTTCTCTGACTGCTGGGACAAActacacattcactctcttcACCGTGTCTGATGGACTCAACAGCAGTGGATACAGATTCAGTGCTGTGACAG CTCCTCTTAACACCGAAGAATTTAAGAAAAATGGACAAGATGAGACCAGCATAACTCTGGGGTGGAAAACAGTCCCCAACATTGACAATTATATTCTTGTATTTAATGAAAGACAGATCAACATTAGTAATTCTACAGAAGAATACAGAGTGTCAGATTTGACCAGTGGAACCAGATACAGTTTCACTCTCTTCACTGTGTTTGGTAATGTCAAAAGCAGTGGAGTAAACTGCATCGCAGTCACTG CTCCTAATAACAATGAAGAATTTAAGGCTGTTGATCAAAATGAGACCAGCATAACTCTGATGTGGAAAACAGTCCCCAACATTGACAGTTATCTGCTTGTGTTTAATGGGAGAGAGATCAACATTAGTAATTCTACAAAAGAATACAGAGTGTCAGATTTGACCAGTGGAACCAGATACAGTTTCACTCTCTTCACTGTGTTTGGAAATGTCAGCAGCAGTGGAGTAAACTGCATCGCAGTCACTG CTCCTCGTAACACTGAAGAATTTCAGGCTGTTGATCAAAATGAGACCAGCATAACTCTGATGTGGAAAGCAGTCCCCAACATTGACAGTTATCTGCTTGTGTTTAATGGGAGAGAGATCAACATTAGTAATTCTACAAATGAATACAGAGTCTCAGATTTGACCAGTGGAACCAGATACAGTTTCACTCTCTTCACTGTGTTTGGAAATGTCAGCAGCAGTGGAGTAAACTGCATCGCAGTCACTG CTCCTAATAACACTGAAGAATTTCAGGCTGTTGATCAAAATGAGACCAGCATAACTCTGATGTGGAAAACAGTCCCCAACATTGACAGTTTTCTGCTTGTGTTTAATGGGAGAGAGATCAACATTAGTAATTCTACAAATGAATACACAGTCTCAGATTTGACCAGTGGAACCAGATACAGTTTCACTCTCTTCACTGTGTTTGGAAATGTCAGCAGCAGTGGAGTAAACTGCATCGCAGTCACTG CTCCTCGTAATGCTGAAGAATTTAAGGCTGTTGATCAAAATGAGACCAGCATAAATCTGATGTGGAAAGCAGTCCCCAACATTGACAGTTATCTGCTTGTGTTTAATGGGAGAGAGATCAACATTAGTAATTCTATAAAAGAATACAGAGTCTCAGATCTGACCAGTGGAACCAGATACAGTTTCACTCTCTTCACTGTGTTTGGAAATGTCAGCAGCAGTGGAGTAAACTGCATCGCAGTCACTG CTCCTCGTAACACTGAAGAATTTCAGGCTGTTTATCAAAATGAGACCAGCATAACTCTGATGTGGAAAACAGTCCCCAACATTGACAGTTTTCTGCTTGTGTTTAATGGGAGAGAGATCAACATTAGTAATTCTACAAATGAATACACAGTCTCAGATTTGACCAGTGGAACCAGATACAGTTTCACTCTCTTCACTGTGTTTGGAAATGTCAGCAGCAGTGGAGTAAACTGCATCGCAGTCACTG CTCCAAAAAATGTCCACAATGTGACTGTGACACAAAATGAGAACAGTATAACTCTGACGTGGGACAAAGTTAACGACCTACTAACATACATCCTAGAATATGAACGTGTTAGTGTTGTTATTGACAAGAATGACATGGGCGGATGCACGACATCAGGTGCATCAGTTACATGTGTGGTCTCTTCTCTGACTGCTGGGACAAACTACAGTTTTACCCTCTTTACTGTGTTTGAGAACATCAGCAGCTCTGGATACAACTTTAGTGCACCGACAG ttccACCAGTGGTGCCTTGGGTCAGTGTGACTGAACGATTTACTAACAACATAACTCTAGAGTGGGAGAACATGAATAAAGCCTGGCAATACCAGCTTCAAATCAATGGTCGTGTGTCAGATAGTGTGTCAGACAGCTCCTCAGATACAATCAGAAAAGTAGTGACATCTCTTCAGCCTGGAACAGAGTATGATTTCAGCTTAACCACAGTGTTCGCTGGACTCAGGAGCACTCCTTATATGAATTTCACAgtaacag CCATAGACTGTGCCACTGCAGACTGGAAAGTTACCAATTCATCAATCAAAGCAAAGATTGAAGGCTTGTTCTCGAACGCAAACGCAAATAATGGATCTAACGTTCATGTCAGTGATGAACGTAAAAATGTGTCATTTACTGGACTTTACCCTGGTGCCACCTATCAGATATCTCTTGTCTATGAAAAGTCTCCCAGAGTTTTCCTGCAGTGTGAACACAAATTAACAATTC TTCCTCCTAATCTAAATGCTCACTGTGAGTACTGGGCAGCTGGATACTCTGTTCTTATTAAATGGACAGACCCAGAGGGCGAGTGGACTAATGCGGAGGTGAATGTGACTGGAAAGACTCACACAGTAGCTAGTCCTGAAACTAAAATCATAATCGATGGATTCCAACCTGCCAAAAAATATAAGGTGTCTGTAACTTCACTGTCTGGGCTGAGGAGGAGTTCTGAACCGCATGTTTTTTACTGTCAGACTGATCCAAGTG GAGTTATTGCAGGGTCCATATTTGGCGTGCTTCTTTTTGGTCTCCTGGTCGCTCTGGTTGTCTTCATTTTCCTCAAAAGACCAGATATTATTAG CAGAAAGAAGTCTTCATTCATTGGTGGATCCAAAGTATCTAACACACAGAGCAA atctATTCCTGCTGCAAAGTTTCCGGACCACTTCCATCAGCTGAGTTTGGATGAGAACAGAGGCTTCAGCGAGGAATATGAG TGCCTCGCTCCTGTTGGAACAGACCAGACACGAAAGACTGCTATTCTAcctgaaaacaaagcaaagaatcGTTTCAGTAACGTCTTGCCAT atGACTGGTGTCGTGTGAAGCTAACTACATCAGATCCTGATGGAATTTCAGACTATATCAATGCCAATTACATGCCG GGCTACAGCAGTAACAGAGAGTACATTGCCACTCAGGGCCCTCTGCCCTCTACTGTTAATGATTTCTGGAGAATGATTTGGGAACAAAGAGTTAAGAGGATCGTTATGGTAACCAACTGCATTGAAGGAGGGCGG ACCAAGTGTGAACAATACTGGCCTGCAGACAGAAAACCACGCCTTTATGGAGAGCTGTTGGTCACCATGAGATCTGAGCAACAGGAGACCAACTGGACGCTGAGAGAATTCAACCTGAAAGAT AGAAAAACCTCAGAAGAACGGACAGTTAAACATTTCCACTTTACTGCCTGGCCTAATCATGGAGTCCCAGAGTGCACAGAGGTCCTGATCCAGTTCAGAGGACTGGTGAGACAGCACATAGAGAGAGAAGGGGGCAAAGCACCAACTGTGGTTCACTGCAG TGCTGGAGTCGGGAGAACTGGCACTATCATTTCCCTGGATGTGCTGCTTCAGCAGCTGGAGAAAGAACAAGCAGTCGGCATCAATGCCTTCATACACAAGATGAGACTGAACCGACCGTACATGGTGCAGAAGGAG TCCCAGTACATTTTTCTGCACCAGTGCATCATGGACAGTCTGCAACCAAAAGACACGAATGAAGAGAACATTTATGAGGATATACACGAGAACACGGACGAGACGGCAGACAGCATATACGTCAATGCCACTGCTCTCCAAGAGTTCCGTCGGCACAATGTAAACGCCTAG
- the LOC109203260 gene encoding uncharacterized protein LOC109203260, translating to MLSQYTMYPTHSDYIQVIKALIVKYPFLRDVHGNGYDTWHSQLKRKFKAERAPLISNEEVNRVKEKFGRTQKHRTTEESSSSCLKRLKPSLDSCFVGEDAASVDAHIKVLNDQHRTLHPDTALVKDRMTKTFAWRRQEVAEGMCTVDLLKRYPFLGTSAGLCDEVDLMHPCQDNICCRFSENFTAVLQNVLQMTKDLPLKKVYMEARENALAEDITGIDFKGALLLLPSIFKEKIEDFIILGEVNA from the exons atgctgtcACAGTACACAAT GTACCCAACCCACTCAGACTACATCCAGGTCATCAAAGCCCTGATTGTGAAGTATCCTTTCTTAAGAGATGTACACGGAAATGGTTAT GACACCTGGCACAGCCAACTCAAGAGAAAGTTCAAAGCAGAACGGGCTCCCCTAATCAGCAACGAAGAAGTGAACCGGGTTAAAGAAAAGTTTGGACGCACGCAGAAACATCGGACCACAGAGGAATCCAGCAGCTCCTGTCTGAAGAGACTGAAGCCCTCTCTC GATTCGTGCTTTGTGGGGGAAGATGCAGCCTCCGTTGATGCTCATATCAAGGTGCTAAATGATCAGCACAGGACGCTACATCCTGACACAGCACTGGTGAAAGACCGCATGACAAAAACCTTTGCATGGAGACGTCAAGAGGTAGCTGAAGGAATGTGTACTGTGGACCTATTAAAGAGATATCCATTCCTGGGGACATCTGCAGGG TTGTGTGATGAGGTTGATTTAATGCATCCCTGCCAAGACAACATCTGTTGCCGCTTTAGCGAGAACTTCACTGCTGTTCTTCAAAATGTTCTTCAAATGACCAAGGATTTGCCACTGAAGAAGGTCTACATGGAGGCAAGAGAGAATGCACTGGCTGAAGACATTACAG GAATTGACTTCAAGGGGGCACTTCTCCTCTTGCCATCCATCTTCAAGGAGAAGATAGAAGATTTCATCATCCTTGGAGAGGTAAATGCATGA